In one Drosophila gunungcola strain Sukarami chromosome 2R unlocalized genomic scaffold, Dgunungcola_SK_2 000011F, whole genome shotgun sequence genomic region, the following are encoded:
- the LOC128255450 gene encoding cytosol aminopeptidase: MNKLRQFQCSLKVASALCKPRILSSAGVRFSCGEGRAITRGVVVGLYQKEGDKDPKLTPAGQKIDQRVQGKLMKAICETKLDGRLGRGKVFHNIDTEFAAVAVVGVGLEGIGFNELEMLDEGMEFVRVAAGVGARSLQQQGITNVLVDGMDYAEQAAEGSQLAVWRFPDNLSKKNMPLVPTLELFESPDHEGWTRGIFKAEAQNLARRLSDAPANCMTPTMFAQATVDALCPCGITVEVRTMDWIEAQRLNAFLMIAKGSCEPPVLLELSYCGTAPDDKPILFVGKGITFNSGALNLRPCKGMDEYRGSMSAAACCVAMMRCIAALSLPINVTCIIPLCENMPSGMSAKPGDVVTLLNGKSMAVRDLDKAGVVVLTDPLLYGQKTYLPRLVVDIATLNTGVKKAFGGGATGIWSNSHYIWKQFQRAGSISGDRVWRLPLWQYYKKQVTDERSFDLSNNGRGLATSCLAAAILHELVPCVDWAHLDTRGTGLLTKHGLVPYLTKKRMTGRPTRTLVQFVYQMACPEMK, translated from the coding sequence ATGAACAAGCTTCGTCAGTTCCAATGCTCGTTGAAAGTCGCGAGTGCCCTGTGCAAGCCGCGAATCCTGTCCAGCGCCGGAGTGCGATTCTCCTGCGGCGAGGGCAGGGCGATAACGAGGGGCGTGGTCGTCGGCCTGTACCAGAAGGAGGGCGACAAGGACCCCAAGCTGACGCCGGCGGGCCAGAAGATCGATCAGCGGGTGCAGGGCAAGCTGATGAAGGCCATCTGCGAGACCAAGTTGGATGGGCGTCTGGGTCGTGGAAAGGTGTTCCACAACATCGACACGGAGTTCGCGGCTGTGGCCGTTGTGGGCGTGGGCCTGGAGGGGATCGGCTTCAACGAGCTGGAGATGCTGGACGAGGGCATGGAGTTCGTGCGAGTGGCCGCCGGCGTGGGCGCCCGTTcgctgcagcagcagggcaTCACCAATGTGCTGGTCGACGGCATGGACTATGCGGAGCAGGCGGCCGAGGGTTCTCAACTGGCTGTATGGCGGTTCCCAGACAATCTGTCCAAGAAGAACATGCCACTTGTGCCGACCCTGGAGCTCTTCGAATCCCCGGACCACGAAGGCTGGACGCGGGGCATATTCAAGGCGGAGGCCCAGAATCTGGCGAGGCGTCTGAGCGATGCTCCGGCCAACTGCATGACGCCCACCATGTTTGCCCAGGCCACTGTGGACGCTCTGTGTCCCTGTGGCATCACCGTGGAGGTCCGCACCATGGACTGGATCGAGGCCCAGCGGCTGAACGCCTTCCTGATGATCGCCAAGGGCAGCTGTGAGCCGCCCGTGCTCCTCGAGCTTAGCTACTGCGGCACGGCGCCCGACGACAAGCCCATCCTGTTTGTGGGCAAGGGCATCACCTTCAACTCGGGCGCCCTCAACCTGCGACCCTGCAAGGGCATGGACGAGTACCGGGGCAGCATGTCGGCGGCCGCCTGCTGCGTGGCCATGATGCGCTGCATCGCCGCCCTGTCGCTGCCCATCAACGTCACGTGCATCATCCCGCTGTGCGAGAACATGCCCTCGGGCATGTCCGCCAAGCCCGGCGACGTGGTCACCCTGCTCAATGGCAAGTCGATGGCTGTGCGGGATCTGGACAAGGCCGGTGTGGTGGTGCTCACCGATCCGCTGCTCTACGGCCAGAAGACCTATCTGCCGCGCCTGGTGGTGGACATTGCCACCCTGAACACTGGCGTGAAGAAGGCCTTCGGCGGCGGCGCCACCGGCATCTGGTCCAACTCGCACTACATCTGGAAGCAGTTCCAGCGTGCCGGCTCCATCTCCGGGGACCGCGTGTGGCGCCTGCCCCTGTGGCAGTACTACAAGAAGCAGGTCACCGACGAGCGATCCTTCGATCTGAGCAACAACGGACGGGGACTGGCCACCTCCTGCCTGGCGGCCGCCATCCTCCACGAACTGGTGCCCTGCGTGGACTGGGCGCATCTGGACACCCGCGGCACCGGGCTGCTCACCAAACACGGACTGGTGCCCTACCTCACCAAAAAGCGCATGACCGGACGCCCCACCCGCACCCTCGTGCAGTTCGTCTACCAAATGGCCTGTCCCGAAATGAAGTGA
- the LOC128255449 gene encoding uncharacterized protein LOC128255449 isoform X1: MAICGAGPTLMILLLTVILTLGQAAYTWHRLPSLETFSTYEDMQRYFDQRNFRSMRQIDNPTGDTYLAAFNQYNEQQEDKSPRRVTQSHSRIKREQRQLPTAPRMLRFELADAVEPSPELKQILRQYHARALKENPTSVSPHSTTQAPLPVVSSTKAPKIKSRKPRRQKRSVIGAQQPADFKVHMIPFQETDAREPDALTAQLIKKGRSLDLQSQATRSAPDFHQLKTQGARKQPFQVRIRKTKRSKRSAPQMIKFELADAKPLPQRAGKQLSSEAVPTLLTMEAQPRNKTQSPQLTTPSSRMEDNDILTGEATAETKRMYVYKESPLTSGHVKTKKSLSALPHEVQKVISQLMKDGLGGKAYVKYLPAQKTDYEHYKAKPVAYGAKPLGNYVKYINKPLEASVAPAPVQVHIQPVPVVEQLRYVYKPAYVAAAPAISQPIVVQEAPVPTAAVEEVHHTYTAELAPPPTQTLDVVVPHFRPSKPDPLLAEAPAIYGKPLESYNYAIQPEEPSPLIKIEYHAQPDGLKEHYKQLPEFQQLSTLIGKSPDDQIHGLTYLLAKEMQAKLQRQGKQLVDRPQDSTAPILFHPAQVPAPVAPTLKTLLDHGSLGIQPGRLIGMAKTKQYVPIIEPGNNDVKELPTVASKVPTPSSYIDYTHGHGLSNGYEGVAQVHEDPVTTVEHVVHHPTVATHIQHLNPHQQNHLPQQHHLQQQHVHHHGLVATVLPAELDADKGENGLHFAHSQEDKSLQQYASKYAFGYRIRDFHTGNDFGHKQNRDLHGVTRGQYHILLPDGRIQNVIYHADDTGFHADVSFESGAKH, encoded by the exons ATGGCTATCTGCGGCGCCGGCCCCACCTTAATG ATACTGCTTCTTACTGTGATCTTGACTCTCGGCCAAGCAGCGTATACTTGGCATCGTTTGCCCTCTCTGGAAACCTTTTCCACATATGAG GACATGCAGCGTTACTTCGATCAACGTAATTTCCGCAGCATGAGGCAAATTGATAACCCCACAGGGGACACATATTTGGCTGCCTTTAATCAGTATAACGAGCAGCAGGAGGATAAGAGTCCGAGGCGGGTGACCCAATCCCACTCCAGGATAAAACGGGAGCAGCGTCAACTGCCCACCGCCCCGAGAATGCTACGTTTCGAATTGGCAGATGCCGTGGAACCTAGCCCGGAACTTAAGCAAATCCTAAGGCAATATCATGCCAGGGCCTTGAAGGAAAATCCCACTTCTGTGAGTCCGCACAGCACAACTCAAGCACCCTTACCAGTTGTAAGCAGCACCAAGGCCCCAAAGATTAAATCACGGAAACCACGTCGCCAGAAAAGATCAGTCATTGGCGCCCAGCAACCTGCGGACTTTAAGGTCCACATGATTCCCTTTCAAGAAACGGATGCGAGGGAGCCCGATGCCCTGACCGCTCAGCTGATTAAGAAGGGCCGCTCCCTGGATCTGCAAAGTCAGGCTACGAGATCTGCTCCTGATTTCCACCAGTTAAAGACCCAAGGGGCTAGAAAGCAGCCTTTCCAGGTGCGGATTCGCAAGACGAAGCGCTCCAAGCGCTCAGCTCCGCAAATGATCAAGTTTGAGTTGGCGGATGCCAAACCCTTGCCTCAAAGAGCCGGAAAACAGCTGTCATCCGAAGCTGTGCCCACCCTGCTGACCATGGAAGCCCAGCCGCGGAACAAGACCCAATCTCCCCAGTTGACCACACCCAGTTCTCGGATGGAGGACAATGACATACTGACGGGTGAGGCCACGGCGGAAACCAAGCGGATGTATGTTTACAAGGAGTCACCTTTGACCTCTGGACATGTGAAGACCAAGAAATCCCTCAGCGCCCTGCCCCACGAAGTTCAAAAGGTCATCAGCCAGCTGATGAAGGACGGATTGGGTGGCAAGGCGTACGTGAAGTATCTTCCCGCCCAGAAGACCGATTACGAGCACTACAAGGCCAAGCCCGTAGCCTATGGGGCCAAGCCTCTGGGCAACTATGTGAAGTACATCAACAAGCCATTGGAGGCATCAGTAGCTCCGGCTCCTGTCCAGGTGCACATCCAACCAGTGCCGGTGGTAGAGCAACTGCGGTATGTCTACAAGCCCGCCTATGTGGCAGCTGCTCCCGCAATATCCCAGCCCATTGTGGTCCAGGAGGCACCAGTGCCCACTGCGGCAGTGGAGGAAGTGCACCACACCTACACCGCCGAGCTGGCACCACCGCCCACCCAGACTCTGGATGTGGTTGTGCCGCATTTCAGACCCTCCAAGCCAGATCCCCTGCTGGCCGAAGCCCCCGCCATCTATGGCAAGCCCCTGGAGTCCTACAACTACGCAATCCAGCCGGAGGAGCCCTCTCCTCTGATCAAGATCGAGTACCATGCCCAGCCGGATGGCCTTAAGGAGCACTACAAGCAGCTGCCCGAGTTCCAGCAGCTGTCCACGCTCATTGGCAAGTCGCCGGATGACCAGATCCACGGCCTCACCTATCTCCTGGCCAAGGAGATGCAGGCCAAGTTGCAGAGGCAGGGCAAACAGCTGGTGGATCGGCCGCAGGACAGCACCGCACCGATCCTGTTCCACCCGGCCCAGGTTCCAGCTCCTGTTGCACCCACTCTGAAAACCCTTTTGGACCATGGATCGCTGGGCATCCAGCCGGGTCGCCTGATCGGCATGGCCAAGACCAAGCAGTATGTGCCCATCATCGAGCCGGGTAACAACGATGTCAAGGAGCTGCCGACGGTGGCCTCCAAGGTGCCCACACCCAGTTCCTACATCGACTACACCCACGGACATGGCCTGTCCAACGGATACGAGGGCGTGGCCCAAGTGCATGAGGATCCGGTGACAACGGTGGAGCACGTGGTGCACCACCCCACGGTGGCCACTCACATCCAGCACCTCAATCCGCACCAGCAAAACCACCTCCCGCAGCAGCACcacctccagcagcagcacgtCCACCACCACGGACTGGTGGCCACTGTCCTGCCGGCGGAACTGGACGCGGACAAGGGCGAGAATGGCCTGCACTTTGCGCACAGCCAAGAGGATAAGTCG
- the LOC128255449 gene encoding uncharacterized protein LOC128255449 isoform X2 — protein MAICGAGPTLMILLLTVILTLGQAAYTWHRLPSLETFSTYEDMQRYFDQRNFRSMRQIDNPTGDTYLAAFNQYNEQQEDKSPRRVTQSHSRIKREQRQLPTAPRMLRFELADAVEPSPELKQILRQYHARALKENPTSVSPHSTTQAPLPVVSSTKAPKIKSRKPRRQKRSVIGAQQPADFKVHMIPFQETDAREPDALTAQLIKKGRSLDLQSQATRSAPDFHQLKTQGARKQPFQVRIRKTKRSKRSAPQMIKFELADAKPLPQRAGKQLSSEAVPTLLTMEAQPRNKTQSPQLTTPSSRMEDNDILTGEATAETKRMYVYKESPLTSGHVKTKKSLSALPHEVQKVISQLMKDGLGGKAYVKYLPAQKTDYEHYKAKPVAYGAKPLGNYVKYINKPLEASVAPAPVQVHIQPVPVVEQLRYVYKPAYVAAAPAISQPIVVQEAPVPTAAVEEVHHTYTAELAPPPTQTLDVVVPHFRPSKPDPLLAEAPAIYGKPLESYNYAIQPEEPSPLIKIEYHAQPDGLKEHYKQLPEFQQLSTLIGKSPDDQIHGLTYLLAKEMQAKLQRQGKQLVDRPQDSTAPILFHPAQVPAPVAPTLKTLLDHGSLGIQPGRLIGMAKTKQYVPIIEPGNNDVKELPTVASKVPTPSSYIDYTHGHGLSNGYEGVAQVHEDPVTTVEHVVHHPTVATHIQHLNPHQQNHLPQQHHLQQQHVHHHGLVATVLPAELDADKGENGLHFAHSQEDKSQYASKYAFGYRIRDFHTGNDFGHKQNRDLHGVTRGQYHILLPDGRIQNVIYHADDTGFHADVSFESGAKH, from the exons ATGGCTATCTGCGGCGCCGGCCCCACCTTAATG ATACTGCTTCTTACTGTGATCTTGACTCTCGGCCAAGCAGCGTATACTTGGCATCGTTTGCCCTCTCTGGAAACCTTTTCCACATATGAG GACATGCAGCGTTACTTCGATCAACGTAATTTCCGCAGCATGAGGCAAATTGATAACCCCACAGGGGACACATATTTGGCTGCCTTTAATCAGTATAACGAGCAGCAGGAGGATAAGAGTCCGAGGCGGGTGACCCAATCCCACTCCAGGATAAAACGGGAGCAGCGTCAACTGCCCACCGCCCCGAGAATGCTACGTTTCGAATTGGCAGATGCCGTGGAACCTAGCCCGGAACTTAAGCAAATCCTAAGGCAATATCATGCCAGGGCCTTGAAGGAAAATCCCACTTCTGTGAGTCCGCACAGCACAACTCAAGCACCCTTACCAGTTGTAAGCAGCACCAAGGCCCCAAAGATTAAATCACGGAAACCACGTCGCCAGAAAAGATCAGTCATTGGCGCCCAGCAACCTGCGGACTTTAAGGTCCACATGATTCCCTTTCAAGAAACGGATGCGAGGGAGCCCGATGCCCTGACCGCTCAGCTGATTAAGAAGGGCCGCTCCCTGGATCTGCAAAGTCAGGCTACGAGATCTGCTCCTGATTTCCACCAGTTAAAGACCCAAGGGGCTAGAAAGCAGCCTTTCCAGGTGCGGATTCGCAAGACGAAGCGCTCCAAGCGCTCAGCTCCGCAAATGATCAAGTTTGAGTTGGCGGATGCCAAACCCTTGCCTCAAAGAGCCGGAAAACAGCTGTCATCCGAAGCTGTGCCCACCCTGCTGACCATGGAAGCCCAGCCGCGGAACAAGACCCAATCTCCCCAGTTGACCACACCCAGTTCTCGGATGGAGGACAATGACATACTGACGGGTGAGGCCACGGCGGAAACCAAGCGGATGTATGTTTACAAGGAGTCACCTTTGACCTCTGGACATGTGAAGACCAAGAAATCCCTCAGCGCCCTGCCCCACGAAGTTCAAAAGGTCATCAGCCAGCTGATGAAGGACGGATTGGGTGGCAAGGCGTACGTGAAGTATCTTCCCGCCCAGAAGACCGATTACGAGCACTACAAGGCCAAGCCCGTAGCCTATGGGGCCAAGCCTCTGGGCAACTATGTGAAGTACATCAACAAGCCATTGGAGGCATCAGTAGCTCCGGCTCCTGTCCAGGTGCACATCCAACCAGTGCCGGTGGTAGAGCAACTGCGGTATGTCTACAAGCCCGCCTATGTGGCAGCTGCTCCCGCAATATCCCAGCCCATTGTGGTCCAGGAGGCACCAGTGCCCACTGCGGCAGTGGAGGAAGTGCACCACACCTACACCGCCGAGCTGGCACCACCGCCCACCCAGACTCTGGATGTGGTTGTGCCGCATTTCAGACCCTCCAAGCCAGATCCCCTGCTGGCCGAAGCCCCCGCCATCTATGGCAAGCCCCTGGAGTCCTACAACTACGCAATCCAGCCGGAGGAGCCCTCTCCTCTGATCAAGATCGAGTACCATGCCCAGCCGGATGGCCTTAAGGAGCACTACAAGCAGCTGCCCGAGTTCCAGCAGCTGTCCACGCTCATTGGCAAGTCGCCGGATGACCAGATCCACGGCCTCACCTATCTCCTGGCCAAGGAGATGCAGGCCAAGTTGCAGAGGCAGGGCAAACAGCTGGTGGATCGGCCGCAGGACAGCACCGCACCGATCCTGTTCCACCCGGCCCAGGTTCCAGCTCCTGTTGCACCCACTCTGAAAACCCTTTTGGACCATGGATCGCTGGGCATCCAGCCGGGTCGCCTGATCGGCATGGCCAAGACCAAGCAGTATGTGCCCATCATCGAGCCGGGTAACAACGATGTCAAGGAGCTGCCGACGGTGGCCTCCAAGGTGCCCACACCCAGTTCCTACATCGACTACACCCACGGACATGGCCTGTCCAACGGATACGAGGGCGTGGCCCAAGTGCATGAGGATCCGGTGACAACGGTGGAGCACGTGGTGCACCACCCCACGGTGGCCACTCACATCCAGCACCTCAATCCGCACCAGCAAAACCACCTCCCGCAGCAGCACcacctccagcagcagcacgtCCACCACCACGGACTGGTGGCCACTGTCCTGCCGGCGGAACTGGACGCGGACAAGGGCGAGAATGGCCTGCACTTTGCGCACAGCCAAGAGGATAAGTCG